A window from uncultured Desulfobacter sp. encodes these proteins:
- a CDS encoding YcaO-like family protein, translating into MGYEIILNDAPKNYTFDQDKIMSPSETVKRFREKAAALDLDILSQTRRIDNGRLDIPVFFSECGADARRVTGTNKQMGKGGTPEQSEASAVMELVERFSFFSFAEDEKNFTHATPEEFGEEALDYTLITQSVHDDEAEALKVKPIFDTLPLQWTKGYDLTDKKEVNIPFNWFYMINEFNGPSAGNCTEEALTQGICELVERHVCSRVSREKLKVPGIRLDSFKDPLVRELLAKYDAQGIQVYASNLSLDTGIPTVAVLAWDPATFPETSEIVWTAGTAPSPEKAMSRALTEVAQLAGDFNTGSNYVASGLPKFTDIKAAEYITHPEIMVDAAQLPDLSADNMKVEVESLIQILADKGYHLLSICTTHAGLDIPAYYTIMPGAHFRERADEASVGMFAARLITENSHPILAIGQLDELEALLPGKYYTSFYKGLMLTALEEAEDAIAQFQAALDRDPVRRNLPDICSHMAAAQKDSGLLDAALETCRTGLDADPQRPDILNTAGACCFMKKDFKTAITYFEKALDVDPSQAINYANMGSCYRELGEPAVAVKFYEMALKIDPTIEFARDNIKKLKQ; encoded by the coding sequence ATGGGTTATGAAATAATACTCAACGACGCTCCTAAAAATTATACCTTTGACCAGGATAAAATCATGTCTCCGTCCGAAACCGTCAAACGGTTTCGGGAAAAGGCGGCAGCCCTGGATCTTGACATCTTAAGCCAGACCCGGCGCATCGACAACGGCCGCCTGGATATCCCCGTATTTTTCAGTGAGTGCGGCGCCGATGCACGGCGGGTGACCGGCACCAATAAACAGATGGGCAAAGGCGGAACACCCGAACAGTCCGAAGCCAGCGCCGTCATGGAACTGGTGGAACGGTTCAGTTTTTTCTCCTTTGCCGAAGATGAAAAAAACTTTACCCATGCCACACCGGAAGAGTTCGGGGAAGAGGCGCTGGATTACACCCTGATCACCCAGTCGGTCCATGACGATGAGGCCGAAGCATTAAAGGTGAAGCCCATATTTGACACCTTGCCCCTGCAATGGACCAAAGGCTATGATCTGACCGATAAAAAAGAGGTGAATATCCCCTTTAACTGGTTTTACATGATCAATGAGTTCAACGGCCCCAGTGCGGGAAACTGCACGGAAGAGGCCCTGACCCAGGGCATCTGCGAGCTTGTGGAGCGTCACGTCTGCTCCCGGGTCTCCCGGGAAAAATTAAAGGTCCCCGGCATCCGTCTGGACTCATTTAAAGATCCCCTTGTCCGGGAACTGCTTGCCAAGTATGACGCCCAGGGCATCCAGGTCTATGCAAGTAATCTATCCCTTGACACCGGCATTCCCACCGTGGCGGTTCTGGCCTGGGACCCGGCCACATTTCCGGAGACCAGCGAGATCGTATGGACCGCAGGCACGGCCCCGTCCCCGGAAAAGGCCATGAGCCGGGCCCTGACCGAAGTGGCCCAGCTTGCCGGGGACTTTAACACCGGGTCTAATTATGTAGCATCCGGTCTGCCGAAATTTACGGATATCAAGGCAGCCGAATATATCACCCATCCGGAAATCATGGTGGACGCGGCCCAGTTACCGGATTTATCTGCCGACAACATGAAGGTGGAAGTGGAAAGCCTGATCCAAATACTGGCGGATAAAGGATATCACTTGCTCTCCATTTGCACCACCCACGCGGGTCTTGACATCCCGGCCTATTACACCATCATGCCCGGGGCCCATTTCAGGGAACGGGCCGATGAGGCAAGTGTCGGCATGTTTGCCGCCCGGCTGATTACGGAAAATTCCCATCCCATACTGGCCATCGGGCAGCTGGATGAGCTGGAGGCGCTTCTCCCGGGAAAATACTACACCAGTTTCTACAAAGGCTTGATGCTCACCGCCCTGGAAGAGGCAGAAGATGCCATCGCCCAGTTCCAGGCAGCCCTTGACCGCGACCCAGTCCGGCGCAACCTGCCGGATATCTGTTCCCATATGGCCGCGGCCCAGAAAGATTCCGGCCTGTTAGACGCTGCCCTTGAGACATGCCGAACCGGTCTTGATGCCGATCCCCAGCGCCCGGACATTCTGAACACAGCCGGGGCCTGCTGTTTCATGAAAAAGGATTTCAAAACAGCAATCACCTATTTTGAAAAAGCCCTGGATGTGGACCCAAGCCAGGCCATCAACTATGCCAATATGGGCTCCTGCTACCGGGAGCTTGGGGAACCGGCAGTGGCCGTCAAATTTTATGAAATGGCCCTGAAAATTGACCCAACCATTGAGTTTGCACGGGATAACATTAAAAAACTGAAACAATAG
- the folP gene encoding dihydropteroate synthase: MSTTTYTLEFGRFKLDLGPRACIMGILNTTPDSFSDGGKYTSLDKALTRAREMVAAGAHILDIGGESSRPFAEPVSEQEELDRTIPVIEAIADRIDIPISIDTVKAKVAKEALAAGAAIINDISAFEKDPAMVDVAVQTGAPAVLMHMKGTPETMQVNPSYDDLMGEIITYLQKRINFVVEKGMAPQNIILDPGIGFGKTVAHNLVLIKELHQLTALGYPVLMGPSRKSFIQNVLGNVSGQKAGPRDAGTEYGTLAACAASLMNGAHIIRVHDVEAVCAFSHIIDAIRNA, from the coding sequence TTGAGCACCACAACATATACACTTGAATTCGGCCGTTTCAAACTGGATCTGGGTCCAAGGGCCTGTATCATGGGAATTTTAAACACCACGCCGGATTCCTTTTCAGACGGGGGAAAATATACCAGCCTGGACAAAGCCCTGACCCGGGCCCGGGAAATGGTGGCGGCAGGCGCGCATATCCTGGACATCGGCGGAGAATCCTCCAGGCCCTTTGCCGAACCGGTGAGTGAGCAGGAGGAACTTGACCGGACCATTCCCGTGATTGAAGCCATTGCCGACCGGATTGATATTCCCATCTCCATTGACACGGTCAAAGCAAAGGTAGCCAAAGAAGCCCTGGCCGCGGGTGCCGCCATCATCAACGATATCTCCGCCTTTGAAAAAGACCCGGCCATGGTGGATGTGGCTGTACAAACCGGTGCACCTGCCGTTCTGATGCACATGAAAGGCACACCGGAAACCATGCAGGTAAACCCGAGCTATGATGATCTCATGGGTGAAATTATCACCTATCTGCAGAAACGGATTAATTTTGTCGTTGAAAAAGGAATGGCGCCCCAAAATATTATCCTGGATCCGGGCATAGGGTTCGGCAAAACCGTTGCCCATAACCTTGTGCTGATCAAAGAACTTCACCAGCTCACCGCTTTAGGATATCCCGTGCTCATGGGGCCTTCCAGAAAATCCTTTATCCAGAATGTGCTGGGCAATGTTTCGGGTCAAAAGGCCGGCCCCAGGGATGCAGGCACGGAATACGGAACCCTGGCGGCCTGCGCAGCATCCCTGATGAACGGCGCACACATCATCCGGGTCCATGATGTTGAAGCGGTGTGCGCCTTCTCACACATCATTGACGCCATCAGGAATGCGTAA
- a CDS encoding Gfo/Idh/MocA family oxidoreductase: MAGKHLRVALIGCGRIAVKHIMAITKQTTGLSLCAAAGTSPGAFDTLLDACKLSDKKKHHIRKTVNTYTDYTRMLDKEQPDITAITAPSGLHYAMAKAAMLSGSHILLEKPMSIRASHAGELHEISEQHNRRIAMGHIFRYFPVVQNLQRDVAAGRFGKISHGSVIVRWGHDQAYYDQSTWRGTWAHDGGVLMNQCIHAIDLICWLMNGRAATANAIIGKRFHDMEAEDLVLGTLTLDNGALCQIEGTTNSPDQDHEAAFYLLGDRGSFHMGIRRGKPYFDIRINGKKKNIEYFLKEIRSRGLSRLFSLTNPHAGIYNDLKNAILNNTSPIADAASGMMSVESVLALYLSAKEKKQITIPLVKDFSSQEMSKYTFET; the protein is encoded by the coding sequence ATGGCTGGAAAACATCTTCGGGTTGCGCTCATCGGATGCGGACGGATTGCCGTCAAACACATCATGGCCATAACCAAACAGACCACCGGTCTTTCGCTCTGTGCAGCGGCAGGCACATCTCCCGGGGCTTTCGACACATTGCTGGATGCCTGCAAACTGTCGGACAAAAAAAAGCATCACATCAGAAAAACCGTAAACACATATACGGATTACACCCGGATGCTTGACAAGGAACAACCGGATATCACCGCAATCACAGCGCCTTCCGGCCTTCACTATGCCATGGCAAAGGCGGCAATGCTCAGCGGATCCCATATTCTTCTTGAAAAACCCATGAGCATACGCGCAAGCCATGCCGGAGAACTGCATGAAATATCCGAACAACACAACAGGCGAATCGCCATGGGTCATATCTTTCGATATTTCCCCGTTGTCCAGAACCTGCAAAGGGATGTTGCAGCCGGACGGTTCGGTAAAATCAGCCACGGCTCGGTGATTGTCCGCTGGGGGCACGATCAGGCATATTACGATCAAAGCACCTGGCGCGGCACATGGGCCCACGACGGCGGAGTACTCATGAACCAGTGTATCCACGCCATTGATCTGATCTGCTGGCTGATGAACGGCCGGGCCGCCACAGCAAACGCAATCATAGGGAAACGATTTCATGACATGGAGGCAGAAGATCTCGTTTTGGGGACACTCACGCTTGACAACGGCGCACTGTGCCAGATCGAAGGAACAACCAACTCGCCGGATCAAGACCACGAAGCTGCCTTTTACCTGCTTGGAGACAGAGGTAGTTTTCACATGGGAATTCGCCGGGGTAAACCGTATTTTGATATCAGGATTAACGGTAAAAAGAAAAACATTGAATATTTTTTAAAAGAGATTCGGTCAAGAGGGCTTTCCCGTCTGTTCTCCCTGACAAATCCCCATGCAGGCATATACAACGACCTGAAAAATGCCATTCTCAACAACACATCTCCCATTGCCGATGCAGCATCAGGCATGATGTCCGTTGAATCTGTTCTGGCGTTATACTTGTCGGCAAAGGAAAAAAAACAGATAACGATCCCTCTTGTAAAAGATTTTTCTTCCCAGGAGATGTCGAAATATACTTTTGAAACGTAA
- a CDS encoding GNAT family N-acetyltransferase, whose amino-acid sequence MFQKKKPAWKTRCVPTDKVLAQIAPGMHIFIGTGTAEPRTLVNALMSAQGYNLEDLTLIQLVSFGDAVSYNALESHRYRLKTFFSGWVSAQAITAGRVDLIPARFSKVPLLMRDGLIPIDVAFLQVTPPNENGYCSFGLGVDVARQVMKQAGFVVAEINEDVPFTLGDTFVHIDEFDMHVQAQVPPFYVPRYPANRVFNKIAENAASVIDDGSCVAFSYGPIYEALARHLTKKKNLGIHTPFFTDAVMDLAESGAVTNREKGLFEGRSSTTYAIGSQKLMAWLDKNPMVEFQGIDKILNPLQIGRNKKFVMVLPVRRVALSGRVAIHTKSDNIYADPGQIADVMNGAELSRGGYNIVALPSRSKSGVPNIRLYLDDTSDQLSFPECVDLVVTEYGVAHIRGRSLRERAQALIEIAHPEDRPGLVEGGKKENLLYPDQMFINDSARFYPKEIETTHRFSENLQVLFRAIKPSDEEQMRRLFYRFSDDAIYYRYFAPLKAMPHAKMQAYVNVDYREVLSVVGLVGEPGNQTIIAEARIAKHADRPFMDIAFVVDENYQGLGIASFLLKMLTRLARERGAVKITADVLSSNRAMLKVFEKGEYQPTAKLNAGAYAITIDLTTPNA is encoded by the coding sequence ATGTTCCAGAAAAAAAAACCTGCCTGGAAAACACGTTGCGTGCCCACGGATAAAGTGCTGGCTCAAATTGCGCCGGGCATGCACATTTTTATCGGTACGGGAACCGCCGAACCCAGGACCCTTGTCAATGCGCTCATGAGCGCCCAAGGCTATAACCTGGAGGACCTGACCCTGATCCAGCTGGTCAGTTTCGGGGATGCGGTATCATATAACGCCCTGGAATCCCACAGGTACCGGTTAAAAACCTTTTTTTCCGGGTGGGTATCGGCCCAGGCCATCACCGCGGGCCGGGTGGATCTCATTCCGGCCCGGTTCTCCAAAGTCCCGCTGCTCATGAGGGACGGGCTGATCCCCATTGATGTGGCCTTTCTCCAGGTCACCCCACCCAATGAAAACGGGTATTGCAGCTTCGGCCTGGGTGTGGATGTGGCAAGACAAGTGATGAAGCAGGCCGGGTTTGTGGTGGCTGAAATCAATGAAGATGTTCCCTTCACCCTAGGGGACACCTTTGTACATATTGACGAATTTGACATGCATGTCCAGGCCCAGGTACCGCCCTTTTATGTGCCAAGATACCCTGCAAACCGGGTGTTCAACAAAATCGCTGAAAATGCGGCGTCGGTGATTGATGACGGATCATGCGTGGCCTTCAGCTACGGGCCGATTTATGAAGCCCTGGCCCGGCATCTGACAAAGAAAAAAAATCTGGGGATTCATACGCCCTTTTTCACGGATGCGGTCATGGATCTTGCCGAAAGCGGGGCGGTCACCAACCGGGAAAAAGGCCTGTTTGAGGGACGGTCTTCCACCACCTATGCCATAGGCTCCCAAAAGCTGATGGCATGGCTCGACAAAAACCCCATGGTGGAATTCCAGGGGATTGATAAAATATTAAACCCGTTGCAGATCGGGCGGAACAAAAAATTTGTCATGGTTCTGCCGGTGAGACGGGTGGCCCTTTCCGGCCGGGTGGCCATCCACACCAAGTCGGACAATATTTATGCGGACCCAGGCCAGATTGCCGATGTCATGAACGGTGCCGAACTCTCCCGGGGCGGTTACAATATTGTGGCCCTTCCCAGCAGGAGTAAATCGGGTGTCCCCAATATCCGTCTGTATCTTGATGATACGTCGGACCAGCTCAGTTTCCCCGAATGCGTTGACCTGGTGGTCACGGAATACGGGGTAGCCCACATCAGGGGCAGAAGCCTTCGGGAAAGAGCCCAGGCCCTGATCGAGATCGCCCACCCCGAAGACAGGCCCGGCCTTGTGGAAGGCGGCAAAAAAGAGAACCTGCTCTACCCGGACCAGATGTTCATCAACGATTCCGCCCGTTTTTATCCCAAGGAGATCGAAACCACCCATCGGTTCAGCGAGAACCTGCAGGTGCTGTTCAGGGCCATCAAGCCGTCGGATGAAGAGCAGATGCGCAGGCTGTTTTACCGGTTTTCCGATGACGCCATTTACTACCGTTACTTTGCCCCCCTCAAGGCCATGCCCCATGCCAAAATGCAGGCTTATGTGAACGTAGATTACAGGGAAGTGCTCTCCGTGGTAGGCCTTGTGGGTGAACCCGGCAACCAGACCATCATTGCCGAGGCAAGGATTGCCAAACATGCGGACAGGCCGTTCATGGATATCGCCTTTGTTGTGGACGAAAATTACCAGGGTCTTGGCATTGCCTCTTTTCTGCTCAAGATGCTCACCCGCCTGGCCAGAGAACGCGGGGCCGTGAAAATAACCGCAGATGTCCTCTCCTCCAACCGGGCCATGCTCAAGGTTTTTGAGAAAGGCGAATATCAGCCGACGGCCAAACTCAACGCCGGTGCGTATGCCATCACCATAGATTTAACAACCCCCAACGCCTGA
- the tilS gene encoding tRNA lysidine(34) synthetase TilS encodes MTAQVSFAPKFADQVLDTIQEHGMVVPGYSVLIGVSGGPDSMALAQVLINLKKDLGIRIGLAHLNHMLRGSDALADETFVREFAGEHNLDLVVKKQNIAELAKKQRLCVEEAGRNARYDFFIRVAREKDFHRVALGHHRDDNVEQVLMNLVRGAGPRGLRGIPPVRQGKFIRPLIRMSRADILAFLDEINQTYRVDRSNEDTSYLRNRIRHCLIPFLETQFNPDIKAGIARMSGIIEQEDDFLDRMAQTALDNATTGREKGQIELSISEINGLDRALGARIIRAALLSVKQDLRRISNTHIRDILNFAQKKGESGKSLDLPGQIRVYRQRNILRIKKEETSLRTLGRDLKTRRYQNVTAHENPGR; translated from the coding sequence ATGACGGCCCAAGTATCTTTTGCCCCAAAATTTGCTGATCAAGTGCTGGATACCATCCAGGAGCACGGCATGGTTGTTCCCGGATACAGTGTATTGATCGGCGTTTCCGGCGGACCGGACTCCATGGCGCTTGCACAGGTTTTAATTAATCTAAAAAAAGATCTGGGCATCCGCATTGGCCTGGCACACCTGAACCACATGCTTCGGGGCAGCGACGCCCTGGCCGATGAAACCTTTGTTCGTGAATTTGCCGGGGAACACAACCTTGACCTTGTCGTTAAAAAGCAAAATATAGCCGAACTTGCGAAAAAACAGCGGCTCTGCGTTGAAGAGGCCGGCAGAAACGCCAGATATGATTTTTTTATCCGGGTGGCCAGGGAAAAAGATTTTCACCGTGTTGCGTTAGGTCATCACCGGGATGACAATGTCGAGCAGGTGTTGATGAATCTTGTCCGGGGAGCCGGCCCTCGCGGCCTTCGGGGAATTCCGCCGGTCAGGCAGGGAAAATTTATACGCCCGCTGATCCGGATGTCCCGCGCCGACATACTGGCATTTCTTGATGAGATCAACCAGACCTACAGGGTTGATAGGTCCAATGAGGACACATCCTACCTTCGCAACCGAATCCGGCATTGTCTGATTCCGTTTCTTGAAACACAGTTCAATCCGGACATCAAAGCCGGCATTGCGCGGATGTCCGGCATCATCGAACAGGAAGATGATTTTTTGGACCGAATGGCCCAAACCGCCCTGGACAACGCAACAACCGGAAGGGAAAAAGGACAGATTGAGTTGTCCATATCCGAAATCAACGGGCTTGACCGGGCCTTGGGCGCCCGGATCATCCGGGCCGCACTGTTGTCGGTAAAACAGGATTTAAGACGAATTTCCAACACCCATATCCGGGATATCCTTAATTTTGCACAAAAGAAAGGAGAATCGGGAAAGAGCCTGGATCTTCCCGGCCAAATCCGGGTATACAGACAAAGAAATATTCTGCGTATAAAAAAGGAGGAAACATCATTGCGAACCCTTGGCAGAGACCTTAAAACCCGCAGGTATCAAAACGTTACCGCCCACGAAAACCCCGGGAGATAA
- the ftsH gene encoding ATP-dependent zinc metalloprotease FtsH — MNQFYKNIALWLVIALMMVMLYNIFNQQQGGQSDIGYSEFISLVEDGRIQNVVIQGRDLIITDTTGARFNSYAPDDAQLIDILRKNGVAIKAKPPAESSWFMSIVVSWLPMIVLIGVWIFFMRQMQGGGGGGKALSFGKSRARLMDDKGEKVTFANVEGIDEAKEELTEVVDFLKNPNKYTRLGGRIPKGVLLVGNPGTGKTLLSRAVAGEAGVPFFTISGSDFVEMFVGVGASRVRDLFAQGKKNAPCIIFIDEIDAVGRQRGAGLGGGHDEREQTLNQLLVEMDGFESNEGVILMAATNRADVLDPALLRPGRFDRQVVVDMPDIKGREGILRVHMKKSPLANDVDPVNLAKGTPGFSGADLENLCNEAALLAAKRNREKLTMRDFEDAKDKVYMGLERKSKVIKEDEKKTTAYHEGGHALVARFLPNTDSVNKITIIPRGRAAGVTWFLPEEGDFKYKDQLESELAIAFGGRVAEEIIFKRISTGASNDIKQATKLANRMIRSFGMSDSMAPLSYEEHDDNIFIGREMTQAKSYSEATAQKIDAEVAAVINRAYATAKTILEENIDILHALTDLLLEEETVMGPELDDLIASLRPDFDFFGRRNIRTAPEPPKAEEPPVNEEPKDGPDENSDNEAESKDPDPDTQEPDKPFEPKDN, encoded by the coding sequence TTGAATCAATTCTACAAGAATATTGCCCTTTGGCTGGTAATTGCCCTGATGATGGTCATGCTTTACAACATATTCAACCAGCAGCAGGGCGGTCAGTCCGACATCGGCTATTCAGAATTTATCTCCCTTGTGGAAGACGGCCGTATTCAAAATGTGGTTATCCAGGGACGGGATCTGATCATTACCGATACCACCGGCGCAAGGTTTAACAGCTATGCCCCGGACGATGCCCAGCTCATTGATATCCTGCGCAAAAACGGAGTCGCCATCAAGGCCAAACCACCGGCGGAATCGTCCTGGTTCATGTCCATTGTCGTTTCCTGGCTGCCCATGATTGTGCTCATCGGAGTGTGGATCTTTTTCATGCGTCAGATGCAGGGCGGCGGCGGCGGGGGAAAAGCCCTCTCTTTTGGTAAAAGCCGGGCACGGCTCATGGATGACAAAGGGGAAAAGGTCACCTTCGCCAATGTCGAAGGCATTGATGAGGCCAAAGAAGAGCTGACCGAAGTCGTGGACTTTCTGAAAAACCCCAACAAATATACCCGACTGGGCGGCCGTATTCCAAAAGGCGTCCTTCTGGTGGGCAATCCCGGTACAGGTAAAACCCTGCTTTCCCGGGCCGTAGCCGGCGAAGCGGGTGTTCCGTTTTTCACTATTTCCGGATCTGATTTTGTGGAAATGTTTGTGGGTGTGGGTGCATCCCGGGTCCGGGATCTGTTTGCCCAGGGCAAGAAAAACGCCCCGTGTATTATCTTCATCGACGAAATTGACGCCGTGGGACGCCAGCGGGGCGCAGGCCTTGGTGGCGGACATGATGAACGGGAACAGACCTTGAACCAGCTCCTGGTGGAGATGGACGGCTTTGAATCCAATGAAGGGGTTATTCTCATGGCCGCCACCAACCGGGCCGATGTTCTGGACCCCGCACTGCTGCGGCCCGGTCGTTTTGACCGGCAGGTGGTGGTGGATATGCCCGACATCAAGGGTCGTGAGGGCATTTTGCGGGTGCACATGAAAAAAAGCCCCCTGGCTAATGATGTGGACCCGGTCAACCTGGCCAAAGGCACACCCGGTTTTTCCGGCGCAGATCTGGAAAACCTCTGCAACGAAGCAGCTCTTCTGGCAGCCAAACGCAACCGGGAAAAATTGACCATGCGCGATTTTGAAGATGCCAAGGACAAGGTGTACATGGGGCTTGAAAGAAAATCCAAGGTCATCAAAGAAGATGAAAAAAAGACCACGGCCTACCACGAGGGCGGACATGCTCTGGTGGCCCGGTTTCTGCCCAATACTGATTCTGTAAATAAAATTACCATTATTCCCAGGGGAAGGGCTGCCGGAGTGACCTGGTTTCTGCCCGAAGAAGGGGATTTCAAGTACAAGGACCAGCTGGAGAGCGAACTGGCCATTGCATTCGGCGGCCGTGTGGCCGAAGAGATCATATTCAAACGGATCTCCACCGGCGCGTCCAATGACATCAAACAGGCCACAAAGCTTGCCAACCGCATGATCAGAAGTTTCGGCATGAGTGATTCCATGGCACCGCTCTCCTATGAAGAGCATGATGACAATATCTTCATCGGCAGGGAAATGACCCAGGCCAAAAGCTATTCCGAAGCCACGGCCCAGAAAATAGACGCCGAGGTGGCCGCAGTGATTAACCGCGCATACGCCACAGCCAAAACCATTTTGGAGGAGAACATCGACATCCTCCATGCCCTGACAGATCTGCTGTTAGAAGAGGAAACAGTCATGGGGCCTGAACTTGATGATCTGATTGCAAGCCTTCGCCCGGATTTTGATTTCTTTGGCCGCCGGAACATTCGGACAGCCCCTGAGCCCCCCAAAGCGGAGGAGCCCCCGGTGAATGAAGAACCAAAAGATGGGCCGGATGAAAATAGCGACAACGAGGCGGAGTCCAAAGATCCTGATCCGGACACGCAGGAGCCTGATAAACCCTTTGAGCCCAAGGATAATTAA
- the mutY gene encoding A/G-specific adenine glycosylase: protein MGWYHANCRQLPWRREPAVYRVWVSEVMLQQTQVKTVIPYYFRFMETWPDLKDLAAADLETVLKAWEGLGYYARARNLHKATGIVVRDMGGVIPDDYDGFKSLPGVGDYIASAVLSIARSKPHAVVDGNVKRVLSRLLCVDTPVNHSAAHKSYKAFAEKLLYQKDPGTYNQALMELGALVCTPKGPDCDRCPLAGECCAREKQAIDIFPQRIEKKKVPTVHIAVGIVKKNGKVLITRRKLDGLLGGLWEFPGGKVEPKEDAEQACIREILEETGIEIGNPAFLTRVFHAYTHFKIEMDVFYADYISGQVILNGPIDHKWVSTDELNQFPFPRANLKFMELIRV, encoded by the coding sequence ATGGGCTGGTACCATGCCAATTGCCGGCAGCTTCCCTGGCGCAGGGAACCGGCCGTATACCGGGTATGGGTTTCCGAGGTGATGCTCCAGCAGACCCAGGTTAAAACCGTGATTCCCTATTATTTCAGATTCATGGAAACCTGGCCTGATCTTAAGGATCTTGCCGCCGCAGATCTTGAAACCGTGCTTAAGGCCTGGGAGGGGCTTGGCTATTATGCCAGGGCCAGAAATCTGCACAAGGCAACCGGCATTGTGGTCCGTGATATGGGCGGTGTTATTCCGGATGATTATGACGGGTTTAAAAGCCTGCCGGGGGTCGGAGATTATATTGCATCGGCGGTGCTCTCCATTGCCCGTTCAAAGCCCCATGCCGTGGTGGACGGCAACGTCAAGCGTGTTCTGTCAAGGCTCTTGTGCGTTGATACCCCTGTGAATCACAGCGCCGCCCATAAATCATATAAAGCCTTTGCCGAAAAACTTTTATATCAAAAGGACCCAGGCACATACAACCAGGCCCTCATGGAGCTTGGCGCCCTGGTCTGTACCCCCAAAGGCCCGGATTGCGACCGATGTCCCTTAGCCGGGGAGTGTTGTGCCCGGGAAAAACAGGCCATAGATATTTTCCCACAGCGTATTGAGAAAAAAAAGGTGCCCACAGTTCATATCGCTGTGGGCATTGTCAAAAAGAATGGGAAAGTGCTGATCACCCGCAGAAAACTTGACGGGCTTTTGGGCGGATTGTGGGAGTTTCCCGGTGGCAAGGTGGAACCCAAAGAGGATGCTGAACAGGCCTGTATCAGGGAGATCCTGGAAGAAACCGGCATTGAGATCGGAAATCCGGCATTTTTAACCCGGGTTTTTCATGCCTACACACACTTTAAAATTGAAATGGATGTGTTTTACGCGGATTATATCTCCGGTCAAGTGATTCTCAATGGCCCCATTGACCATAAATGGGTCAGCACAGATGAGCTCAATCAATTTCCTTTTCCCCGGGCCAATCTTAAATTCATGGAATTAATTCGCGTTTGA
- a CDS encoding CdaR family protein → MRKHRRISSLFRLAVPMAVAAAVFTIIIVTACTQEPRETNLLLPVDYANIPDDMVLTNFHTEKIEIRIKCRPRHIEKLSKKNLVYPADIYTDLAFDPAGGTDAIEPGRYLLPVDKTRISLGRFASIVDITPSYLNIRLEKKVTRVFKVTVPSIGKPAKGYMALAPVCEPATVALTGAQSLINQIDHLSTKPVDLTNADENFKKEVPLDLRQSELFTPAQSLFVVSVRVQPRTGTRTIEQIPIEIRNRTGEKISIEPPTITVELKGPQKKLNNTTLTNKIYAFMDLDGLKPGVYARHAYIDIPVELVMTNASPRVFTVKIE, encoded by the coding sequence ATGCGTAAGCACCGACGGATATCTTCACTTTTCCGCCTGGCCGTCCCCATGGCAGTGGCGGCTGCGGTTTTCACCATTATCATTGTCACCGCCTGCACCCAGGAACCCCGGGAAACAAACCTGCTTTTGCCCGTGGATTATGCCAATATCCCCGATGATATGGTTCTAACCAATTTTCACACGGAAAAAATTGAAATCAGGATCAAATGCAGGCCCAGGCACATTGAAAAACTGTCAAAAAAAAATCTTGTTTATCCTGCGGATATCTATACAGACCTGGCCTTTGACCCGGCAGGGGGCACGGATGCCATAGAACCGGGCCGTTATCTGCTGCCTGTGGATAAAACCCGGATTTCATTGGGACGATTTGCCTCTATTGTTGACATTACACCATCCTATCTGAACATCCGTCTGGAAAAAAAAGTAACCCGGGTCTTCAAGGTGACGGTTCCGTCCATCGGAAAACCAGCCAAGGGCTACATGGCGCTCGCCCCGGTGTGTGAACCCGCCACCGTGGCGTTGACCGGCGCACAATCGCTGATCAACCAAATTGATCACCTCTCCACCAAGCCCGTGGACCTGACCAATGCCGATGAAAATTTTAAAAAAGAGGTTCCCCTGGATCTTAGGCAGTCAGAGCTATTCACGCCAGCCCAGTCCTTATTTGTGGTGTCCGTGCGGGTTCAGCCGCGCACCGGGACCCGGACCATTGAACAGATTCCCATAGAGATTCGGAACCGGACTGGAGAAAAAATCAGCATTGAACCGCCGACCATTACCGTTGAACTTAAAGGCCCCCAGAAAAAACTGAATAACACCACCCTGACAAACAAAATTTATGCGTTCATGGATCTTGATGGGCTTAAACCCGGGGTATATGCCCGGCACGCCTATATTGATATCCCCGTGGAACTGGTCATGACCAATGCATCCCCCCGGGTATTTACCGTTAAAATTGAATAG